TTGACAGTGGAATATCACAAAAACATACCATTGGTATTGCTCTTTCGCATAAATGAGGCAGACGATTGTGTTTAGAATTGAACATGGAATGATCTTCTAAGCAATATCGCGGATAAAACTCATTTACAAGTATACTCTCAAGGATTGATAAGCTGCTTGTGTAATGAAATAAGGTATCTGCACTTATAGGATTATAGTCCATTGGTAACCCACATAAATATTGATGATATTTTTGTATAATTTCGAAAAAGCAGTTTTATCAGTTGTTCAACTCGTTAATCTGCGGTTTCCCGATATGCGTAACTTGTTACCTATATCGGCTACTTGTTCCTCATATAAGTAACCACCCAGCCAGCTCAAAAATCCATCAGCGCTGCAAATATTCAATCGCAGAATCAGCGGGTTATCCGTGTTTATGTAAATTGTCAATTCAATTTACAATTTGCACAACAGGGTCAACTGCCGGTAAAAAAGTGAGAAAAACAGGGGTACCACACGTCTTTATCGAGGTTGTGCATCCCATTGATTCTACTCCCAGGTCTGGAACAGAGCTTCTCGGTTCAAAACCGCTCAGCCTTCATTCATCGGGGCAGAAACCGTACTGGTAATCACTGGGGCACACTGCACAAACCTAATCCGTGATTTCCACGTAGCCCCACCATTGGTCTGTGGTGGTGAATATGTTGCATTTGATGTTGGGCGGACAGGTACTGGTGGAAAATCTTACCGCAGGGGCAGAGGATTGCGTGCCTCCAAAGTAACGGCAGGTGCACTCGGGTGCCGTGCCGTGTTTAAACTTGAATGTGCCATTGCACATACCGGCAGTGGTCGTAAATTTAGTGTTTGCCTGACTGTTGGGGGGGATCGTGCAGGGGCCGTTTTCGCTGGTACATGCGCCAGTGAACCATACATTGCCATGACCGGCATCCACGGTAATAGTTACGGGCTGGCTTGAGCTGTTTTTAACCGCACGATTCCAGCTTTCACCCCAGGCATTGGAGAAGCTGATAAAGAAAAGGCTTAAAAACAGAAGCACTGTCCGCCGTTGCCATTGTGTATTCATCTTTAGATCTCCTTGCTGTATGGGATAACGAGCGACTGCTGAGATTCCACCTCTTGCATTGGCGTGTGAAATCTCCAGGTCATTGACCTGAACAAAGGCCGGTACCACGATCGCAGTGGGGTTACGGGCGCCATAACTACTGGAGGTGTTACTGACGACCTGGGTTTGGGAGAGCCAGGCCAGCCTGTTACCAAATATATCCAGCAGGCTTTGGGTGATGCGCACATTGTAGGGCACGACCACGGAGCCCTCTTTGGTGAGCAGCAACGCGCCAAAGCGCGAACTGGCCGTGATCAGCCCTGTGGAGGGGTTGACGATATTCAGGTAATGCAAGGAGGGAATGTACAGCAGGTCATTGCTGTGGGGCAGGTCAACCAGTTCTTTGAGCGTGCTGACCTGCGTGTTACCACCGGCCAGTACAAGGCTCTTGTGCATGACCGTGTGCCCGGTGGGTGCGGTGCCAAACTCATCCGCATCATCCTGGGACCAGGTGAATGACCGGAACACCCCGTTGGCAAAGATCGGGAACGGTTTGCGCGGCATGCCCATGAAATCGCGCTGAAACGGGAATGTGTCCAGACAGGTGGGATCATCGCTCAGGGTAAACCGGCTTGATAAAACCTTTTGGCCGACCTGATCCCCGGTTATGAAGGAAAACCCGCGTTTCATGGAGCCGCCGTCAAAACCGATGAAGTTCATAATGTCAATCAGTTCCGCAATGGCAGCAGAGCCGAACACGACATCATACCTGCCCAGCGCTAGCTGACAGGGCGTATCCTGTTGGTACTGCTCCAGCAGGAAGGCCAGGTCACGGTGCAGCGCGGACGGGTCCAGGTCAGTTATTTGCCGGGCCGACTGCTCGGCCAGCAGTTCCCATTTGCGGGTGGCATGCGACAGGACAATGCTGATCTGCGCATCCGTGGTCTTGAAATACTGGCAGTGTTCCGAACGGGTGGTGATCTGCGCAAGGGTGGTCACACCAGTGGAAAAAATCCCGGAAAGCGTGATCTCATCCGCTTCAAGTCCTGCCACAGCCTGATTGAAAAACTCCAGGCGTGCCGCATTGGTGATCCCGGCCAGGCCGGCATCAAAGCCGCTTTCATCAATAAATGTTTCTGAAAAGGCCGGCATGGTGGGCTGGTAGTCCAGCGCCTGAGCATGCTTGACCATCTCTGCAGCACGATCCACCCCCTGCCTCATCTCCGCCATATTGCCCAAGGCGGTGATCAGTTCAAAGCTGGCCCGTTTGCGCCCTTCATAGGCGGTGATCTCCAGACGCAGAAGATGTTCGTTGGTGTTGAGCGAAATGGCCGAGTTGGCGCACCGCATCAGACAGCTCTCTTCCTCGTGCAGGAAGAACGCGGCATCAATCTGTTTTGCAAGCGCATAGGTGCGCAGGTCGTGCAAGGTTTGCAGAATCTGTTCCTTCACCGCTACTCTCCTATGGTCACCTGGTCAAAACGGCAGACCGGCACGCCATGCCCCAACTGCATGATCTGATTGGGTTGACCCTTGCCGCAGTTATTCACACTGAGCAGCTCCCAGGTGGAGCGGTCCCCCACGGCTGAAAGCGCATTGTAGAACGGGATAGTCTCCCCCCGGTAGGTGGCGTTCTTGACAACCCGGGTAATTGCGCCATCTTCCACCAGCCAGCCGATATCAACCGCAAAATGGAACTGCTCACGGTTGGAGCCGATGGACCAGCTCTTGTCGCCATCCAGGATGATCCCTTTTTCAGTGTTCCTGACGATCTCATCCAGCGAACCATCAGTGCCAGGGTCGATGTTGATGTTGGTCATACGCTCGATCGGCGCCCGGTAAAAGGCAGTGGCACGGTTGGCGCCGCCGCTGCCCTTGAAGATGGTTTTTCCGGCGCGGGCGTTGGCCTCAGCCACCATCTGGCGCCCGGTAATAGCGCCCACCAGCAGGCCCTGGTCAATCAGCAGGTTGTCCTGTGCCGGCACGCCATCATCATCATAACCAAAACTGCCGGGGGAGTTGGGAAGCGTGGCATCGGCGCGGGCGGTCAACTTGGGGGAACCGTATTGCAGCGTGCCAAAATCTTCCAACCTGACGAACGAGCCGCCCGCATAGGCCAGCTCATAGCCCAGGATGCGGTCCAGTTCCAGCGCATGGCCGATGGTTTCGTGGGTTTGCAGGTACATGATGCCGGGCAACAGGATGACGGAACGTACGTCCGTGGGGCAGGTCTCCGCCACCCGCACCGCATTCATCTCCTGCACGATCCGCTCGGCCTGCTCGTTGAACAAGGCCGGATCAATGGTTTCCCAACCACGGGTCGTGCTGTCGAGCGTGGGGTGGAACGTCCGTGCATGGGTCTCTCCGTGGCTGTCCAGCCCCATGACCTGCATCGAGGGAAACACCTCGATAATGCGCTTCTCGATCTCGCTTCCCTCGGAATCCAGGTACACGATCTGCTTGCGCGTGAAACTCAGCTCACAGACTCGCTGGCTGACGCCCGGCTGGTTCAGACGGTCGTCCAACGCCTTCATGAACCCTACCTTGTCTGCCAGCGGGATGGAAAACGGGTCAATCCGGTTCGGGCTGGAGAAGGTACCCTGCACAGGTGCCTTATCTGCCAGGTGAACCGGAAAGGTACACCGCTGCGCTGCCACACGGGCGTTATCCAGGGCTTTGTCAAAAAGCGCGCTGAGGTTGCCCGCATCAGACGAGGCAGAAAACCCCCACGCCCCCTGGTACAAGACACGGATACCCACCCCGCTCTCGCGGGATGCGGCAGCATTCTTCAAATTGCCATTCCATATCATCAGATGCTCGGTTTCTTCAACCGGATACCAGCGTGCATCAACGTAGGACGCACCCGCTGTCTTCAGCCGTTCGATCTGCTCTTGTAATTGCTTACGCATTGTTCCTTCCTTGGCACCTGCTTGGTCTGTTACTGCCTGGTTGGCAATAATCCTTAGAGCTACAGATGCCGGGTATCGGAGCGAATCGGAGTGACGCCATCTGCCGAATCCAGGGTAATAGGTATATCCGGCAGATTTTGGTAAACTTCCTCCACCGTGGCATAACGGGTCAGTACCTGCAGCACCTGCGGCAGCGGTGAGAGCAATACCTCCAGCAGATCAGCTTCATCCGGCTGATCAGGATGAAAGGCCAGCTGT
Above is a window of Trichlorobacter lovleyi SZ DNA encoding:
- a CDS encoding metallopeptidase TldD-related protein — encoded protein: MKEQILQTLHDLRTYALAKQIDAAFFLHEEESCLMRCANSAISLNTNEHLLRLEITAYEGRKRASFELITALGNMAEMRQGVDRAAEMVKHAQALDYQPTMPAFSETFIDESGFDAGLAGITNAARLEFFNQAVAGLEADEITLSGIFSTGVTTLAQITTRSEHCQYFKTTDAQISIVLSHATRKWELLAEQSARQITDLDPSALHRDLAFLLEQYQQDTPCQLALGRYDVVFGSAAIAELIDIMNFIGFDGGSMKRGFSFITGDQVGQKVLSSRFTLSDDPTCLDTFPFQRDFMGMPRKPFPIFANGVFRSFTWSQDDADEFGTAPTGHTVMHKSLVLAGGNTQVSTLKELVDLPHSNDLLYIPSLHYLNIVNPSTGLITASSRFGALLLTKEGSVVVPYNVRITQSLLDIFGNRLAWLSQTQVVSNTSSSYGARNPTAIVVPAFVQVNDLEISHANARGGISAVARYPIQQGDLKMNTQWQRRTVLLFLSLFFISFSNAWGESWNRAVKNSSSQPVTITVDAGHGNVWFTGACTSENGPCTIPPNSQANTKFTTTAGMCNGTFKFKHGTAPECTCRYFGGTQSSAPAVRFSTSTCPPNIKCNIFTTTDQWWGYVEITD
- a CDS encoding TldD/PmbA family protein: MRKQLQEQIERLKTAGASYVDARWYPVEETEHLMIWNGNLKNAAASRESGVGIRVLYQGAWGFSASSDAGNLSALFDKALDNARVAAQRCTFPVHLADKAPVQGTFSSPNRIDPFSIPLADKVGFMKALDDRLNQPGVSQRVCELSFTRKQIVYLDSEGSEIEKRIIEVFPSMQVMGLDSHGETHARTFHPTLDSTTRGWETIDPALFNEQAERIVQEMNAVRVAETCPTDVRSVILLPGIMYLQTHETIGHALELDRILGYELAYAGGSFVRLEDFGTLQYGSPKLTARADATLPNSPGSFGYDDDGVPAQDNLLIDQGLLVGAITGRQMVAEANARAGKTIFKGSGGANRATAFYRAPIERMTNINIDPGTDGSLDEIVRNTEKGIILDGDKSWSIGSNREQFHFAVDIGWLVEDGAITRVVKNATYRGETIPFYNALSAVGDRSTWELLSVNNCGKGQPNQIMQLGHGVPVCRFDQVTIGE